A section of the Tachysurus fulvidraco isolate hzauxx_2018 chromosome 7, HZAU_PFXX_2.0, whole genome shotgun sequence genome encodes:
- the LOC113650552 gene encoding uncharacterized protein LOC113650552 — protein sequence MNQLSSLEVVLKNTAEAVLIPLKGGVSSLNEVYKALIEAAVDPVTGKCSNYDHIRQQIVQAHQLLKQSEQEASSGLKSLDENLERLIQEEGKLKQEINYTILTLDNFRKEKESNEYLLRVSQGALEHTRRNLNSAINTLQAQQKRKRDAEIVTGVGAGLLLIPIIGWIAGPAMMIGGGVELDQANKAVKVAQEEVRKSENEVRNYELKVSHYVSKISQTECDISQKNVQLNQTREGIEKVKKQSQSVAEFQGKVRGAVNLLGVLSGRVSVAEGLTRRSILQEPVMKVMEDVMKAIEQITGNELLYRNDLPRLINQMKENNQRLAAICA from the exons ATGAATCAGCTTTCATCATTGGA AGTTGTTCTGAAGAACACAGCTGAAGCTGTTCTCATACCACTGAAAGGTGGGGTCTCCTCCCTGAATGAAGTCTATAAGGCTCTTATTGAGGCAGCTGTAGATCCTGTTACTGGGAAATGCTCCAACTACGACCACATCAGACAGCAGATAGTACAGGCTCATCAGCTCCTGAAGCAGTCAGAACAGGAAGCCAGTTCAGGGTTAAAGAGTCTGGATGAAAACTTAGAGAGACTGATACAAGAAGAGGGGAAACTCAAGCAGGAGATAAACTACACAATACTAACCTTAGACAACTTTAGAAAAGAGAAGGAATCAAATGAATATTTACTCAGAGTATCTCAGGGAGCTCTGGAGCATACCAGGAGAAATCTGAATTcagcaataaacacacttcaggCTCAGCAGAAAAGGAAACGTGATGCTGAAATTGTCACAGGTGTTGGGGCAGGACTGTTACTTATACCAATCATTGGATGGATTGCAG GTCCTGCCATGATGATTGGTGGTGGAGTTGAACTGGATCAAGCAAACAAAGCTGTCAAAGTCGCTCAAGAGGAGGTGAGAAAGTCTGAGAATGAAGTGAGAAACTATGAACTTAAAGTATCTCACTATGTGTCTAAGATTTCCCAGACCGAATGTGACATCAGTCAGAAAAATGTCCAGCTAAATCAGACACGTGAAGGAATCGAGAAGGTGAAGAAGCAGAGTCAGTCTGTAGCTGAGTTCCAGGGGAAAGTGAGAGGAGCTGTCAATCTTCTGGGTGTCCTCAGTGGGAGGGTCAGTGTGGCTGAAGGTCTGACTCGCAGATCCATCCTACAGGAGCCTgtgatgaaggtgatggagGATGTGATGAAGGCCATAGAGCAGATCACAGGGAATGAGCTCCTCTATCGCAATGACCTGCCAAGACTCATCAATCAGATGAAGGAGAACAACCAACGTCTGGCAGCCATCTGTGCCTAA
- the LOC113650551 gene encoding uncharacterized protein LOC113650551, with the protein MDLQIVKKTQSINTAEEMRNQTKLVMQPYANWEEYLTPAPLSIAILGELVFISSKTDFSINKNPPKVGYKFIKYPESFRACLMQVCNSGWCAFNEAHKNMDQIRLYTMAVPDYMKMAVKILFQGSDEVVEAHLPEQLENIRVVADDCLQLAISTEKWFTDVINLIQELLEACVNAEHFYGEELEEIKLKLEESKLRKQSSEEAAKRSEKALKYMEKQLNEAHESYSKAMDSLPSGWEMIGMDLVNGICEGITTLINGVTSIFSKSESQNDPKKNVSKSPKFEADSFDEIPIYSKSAEILKCTEKIQEFVIENTINWKDLYDQKHKTTKTNFQADQFKRIEENLKKFPNCTAKEEAQNICTKGIDICEELAKYTPEGEWEEAKINGLIKLIRNLNESARSFDSKSKSVTNSPALTPKPPMMYKEESKPGKVKASQRASDNARFRIEQSRAQLDKTRESYEKSVENMEKNQKELTDILITMRRCEIKEIDFNTTIQMLAKGMDAMGRVKEQWEKMVRFFQMVSNIVKISLTKTLKDFVSTSEKTQALSYNAKLFSIDMLYNQAFQATNIANLVNMISTTYTEVSTKHIMDRVSSLGKLMVMDKEKPEFQFEVDQLRNACDGAQKAILVLVLKNKREFEEKSLARQNMIDKELLAILPAAAPEEIKRIQAAAKSGFTEEDESDYA; encoded by the coding sequence ATGGATTTGCAAATTGTAAAGAAAACTCAAAGCATCAACACAGCTGAGGAGATGAGGAACCAAACCAAGCTTGTGATGCAGCCGTATGCCAACTGGGAGGAGTATCTGACTCCTGCTCCTCTCTCCATAGCCATACTGGGAGAGCTGGTCTTCATCTCCTCCAAAACAGATTTCTCCATCAACAAGAACCCACCTAAAGTTGGCTACAAGTTCATCAAATACCCAGAGTCATTTCGTGCCTGCCTCATGCAGGTGTGTAACTCAGGCTGGTGCGCTTTCAACGAGGCCCATAAGAACATGGATCAGATTAGACTTTATACCATGGCAGTTCCTGATTACATGAAGATGGCTGTGAAGATCCTGTTCCAAGGCAGTGATGAGGTTGTTGAAGCTCACCTCCCTGAACAGTTGGAGAACATCCGTGTTGTTGCAGATGACTGTCTTCAGCTGGCAATTTCAACAGAAAAATGGTTCACTGATGTCATCAACCTTATCCAAGAACTGCTGGAAGCATGCGTAAATGCTGAGCACTTTTATGGAGAGGAGCTGGAGGAAATCAAGCTCAAACTGGAGGAGTCCAAGCTGAGGAAACAGTCATCAGAAGAAGCAGCTAAACGCTCAGAGAAAGCACTGAAATACATGGAAAAACAGCTGAACGAAGCCCATGAAAGTTACAGCAAAGCAATGGATTCATTGCCCAGTGGATGGGAAATGATAGGAATGGATTTGGTTAATGGCATATGTGAGGGCATCACAACTCTTATTAATGGAGTAACGTCCATTTTTTCTAAAAGTGAATCACAGAATGAtcctaaaaaaaatgtgtctaaaAGTCCAAAATTTGAAGCTGATAGCTTTGATGAAATTCCTATTTATAGTAAATCGGCAGAAATCCTGAAATGCACAGAGAAAATTCAAGAGTTTGTGATTGAAAACACAATTAACTGGAAAGATTTGTAtgatcaaaaacacaaaactacaaAGACAAATTTTCAGGCAGATCAGTTCAAACGAATCgaggaaaatttaaaaaaatttccaAACTGCACAGCAAAAGAGGAAGCTCAAAACATCTGTACCAAAGGCATCGATATCTGTGAAGAACTAGCAAAGTATACACCAGAAGGGGAATGGgaagaagcaaaaataaatggGTTGATTAAACTGATCAGAAACCTGAATGAATCAGCTCGCAGTTTTGACAGCAAAAGTAAATCTGTCACAAATTCTCCTGCTCTGACTCCAAAACCACCAATGATGTATAAAGAAGAAAGTAAACCTGGGAAGGTGAAAGCTTCACAAAGGGCATCAGATAATGCCAGGTTCCGCATAGAGCAGAGCCGCGCTCAACTGGACAAGACCAGAGAGAGTTATGAGAAGAGTGTAGAGAACATGGAGAAGAACCAAAAGGAGCTGACTGACATCCTGATAACCATGAGGAGGTGTGAGATCAAAGAGATAGACTTTAACACCACTATACAAATGTTGGCTAAGGGTATGGATGCCATGGGGAGAGTGAAGGAGCAGTGGGAGAAGATGGTGCGCTTCTTTCAGATGGTGTCCAACATCGTGAAAATCAGTCTGACCAAAACACTTAAAGATTTTGTTTCTACATCTGAGAAGACACAGGCGCTTTCCTACAACGCAAAGCTCTTCTCCATAGATATGCTCTACAATCAAGCCTTTCAAGCCACTAACATCGCCAACCTTGTGAACATGATCTCTACAACCTACACTGAAGTGTCCACCAAGCACATCATGGATCGTGTCAGCTCTCTGGGAAAACTGATGGTCATGGACAAGGAAAAGCCAGAGTTTCAGTTTGAGGTTGATCAGTTACGGAACGCCTGTGATGGGGCTCAAAAAGCCATCTTAGTCCTTGTCCTCAAGAACAAGAGGGAGTTTGAAGAGAAGAGTCTTGCAAGACAGAATATGATTGATAAAGAGTTGCTTGCCATTCTACCTGCTGCTGCTCCAGAAGAGATAAAGCGCATTCAAGCAGCTGCTAAAAGTGGATTCACAGAAGAAGATGAATCAGACTACGCCtga